ATCATTACGTtgatgcatgaatgtgtgtgtaaacaaagcTAACTGCATGTACTTATTTTTCTAATCAAATAGGAactaactttaaaaaagggtttataaaatatgttcaaGACTAAAActagtatttttaaatacatgttgtcCCTGCAATATTTGAATGAATGTTTAAAAGGCCTTAGAATGTTTTATGATTAATACATTTACTTCTAGTTCTACAAAtaatatgtttgtcttttttatctCTCTTTGAAGTTGGCAAGCACATCCATGGGTAAGGACTACTCCTTGATATCTCTCTTATTTAAAAGTGCTCTAGTTGGCTTGGTGTTAAATATCTAAACTGAACTCTCTGAATCCTCTCCTCATCATCAGACTCCTAAGCGGGAAAAACCCTGCAGCGATGAGGGACCAGGACGCGATGACGGACCAGGACGCGATGAGGGACCAGGACGCGATGAGGGACCAGGACGCGATGAGGACAGGACGATGACGGACAAGAGCGATGGACCAACGAGCGTTTGAACGAGAGCGAGCGTTTGCCTGAGTCTACAATGATGGACTACGCTGAAAACGTTGAGCATTAAattctttttctccttaaataaagcaaataaaatggACTCATTGTGCTAACCATTGCTTGAAAGTAGAATGTCATTATTGATTTAAACGTCATTTGGAATAAATCTTCTTTGTTATACAGCAAACCGTTTTTCCTGTGTCTTATTCAAAAGATCAAATCTGAACAAAGAAAGACATGTGTTGGCCTTTACGCCATCCAGAAACCTAATTTTACTATAGGTGACAAACTAAAGATGAAATTAGTGTAAATATTAGTATAAAGTGTTATACATTTATGTCAATTCAAGGACTAAATGATTAAAACAATCctgaaatacagtaaaaaagaaGTTCTATTATAGGCTTGAATACAGTCACGCTTTTTTGTCTCTAATTCAGAATAAAACCTAAATGAACAAAGCTAGATGTAATCCTTCATCATATAATATAAGTCATGGTTAATAGCTGAGACCTCCACATACATTACAACAGAATATGCatcatgaaaaataataatattaataactaAACTGCTGTTTTCCTCCAGTCACAACTTAGCATTTCAGTTAgaaatcagaatacctttattcgtcccacagagggaaaatgGACATTTGCtacagcaacagagccaaagacagcttttaaaaaaaaaagcatgcattaaaaacaatattaa
The sequence above is drawn from the Eleginops maclovinus isolate JMC-PN-2008 ecotype Puerto Natales chromosome 15, JC_Emac_rtc_rv5, whole genome shotgun sequence genome and encodes:
- the LOC134876608 gene encoding dicentracin-like, which produces MKCTTAFLVLSMVVLMAEPGDAFFGHLYRGIVSVGKHIHGLLSGKNPAAMRDQDAMTDQDAMRDQDAMRDQDAMRTGR